In a genomic window of Nostoc sp. UHCC 0870:
- a CDS encoding Uma2 family endonuclease, which produces MTTITINLNNVVRLSEDQFYQLCRDNPDIKFELNANGELIVMPPTGGETGKSNAKLTTRFVLWNEQTQLGEVFDSSTCFRLPNGANRSPDVSWIEISRWNALSLEQREKFPPIAPDFVLELMSPSDSLSETQAKMQEYMNAGVKLGWLIDRKTRRIEIYRQGQPKEVLESPTNLSGEDILIGFTLDLQIIWS; this is translated from the coding sequence GTGACTACTATTACTATTAACTTGAACAACGTAGTTAGACTCAGTGAAGACCAATTTTATCAGCTATGTCGAGATAATCCCGATATTAAGTTTGAACTCAATGCTAACGGAGAATTGATAGTTATGCCACCTACAGGGGGAGAAACTGGAAAAAGTAACGCCAAACTTACAACAAGATTTGTTTTGTGGAATGAGCAAACACAACTAGGTGAAGTTTTTGACTCTTCTACTTGTTTTCGACTCCCCAATGGTGCAAACCGTTCTCCTGATGTTTCTTGGATAGAAATTAGCCGATGGAATGCACTTTCATTAGAACAACGAGAAAAATTTCCTCCCATTGCGCCTGATTTTGTTTTAGAGTTGATGTCTCCATCCGATAGCTTGAGTGAAACACAAGCTAAAATGCAAGAATATATGAATGCGGGAGTAAAGCTAGGTTGGTTGATAGACAGAAAAACACGCCGTATAGAAATTTATCGTCAAGGGCAACCAAAAGAAGTATTAGAATCTCCTACCAACTTATCTGGAGAAGATATATTAATTGGTTTTACTTTAGATTTGCAGATTATCTGGAGTTAA
- a CDS encoding XisI protein — MEKIANYRQMIQQILQEYSQQKPANGNIEVENIFDTERDHYQIVHVGWEGQDWVHSCIIHIDIKGEKIWLQWNGTEDDIAANLVTMGVPKEDIVLGFQSPFMRKFTEYAVG; from the coding sequence ATGGAAAAAATAGCCAATTATCGCCAGATGATACAACAAATATTACAGGAGTATAGTCAGCAAAAACCTGCTAACGGAAATATAGAAGTTGAAAATATTTTTGATACAGAACGTGATCATTACCAAATAGTTCATGTTGGCTGGGAGGGACAGGATTGGGTGCATAGTTGTATCATCCATATCGATATTAAGGGTGAAAAAATTTGGCTTCAGTGGAATGGTACAGAGGATGATATTGCAGCCAATTTAGTTACGATGGGAGTACCTAAAGAAGATATTGTGTTAGGTTTTCAGTCTCCTTTTATGAGGAAATTTACAGAATATGCAGTGGGTTAA
- a CDS encoding element excision factor XisH family protein, protein MTKGFSPYYKLLRISINFIIQDRVDTLFYGILFHYQLTALGQFINYRGALKRRQPERVLYLAVPLTTYKTFFQLDFPQEMIEENRVKMIIYNAEKEVIVKWKK, encoded by the coding sequence ATGACTAAGGGCTTCAGCCCTTACTACAAACTTTTAAGAATAAGTATCAATTTTATCATTCAAGATAGAGTTGATACTCTTTTTTATGGGATATTATTTCATTATCAGTTGACAGCATTGGGACAGTTTATCAACTATAGAGGCGCACTGAAACGACGACAGCCAGAGCGTGTTTTATATTTAGCAGTACCTTTGACAACCTATAAAACATTTTTTCAACTTGATTTCCCTCAAGAAATGATTGAAGAGAATCGAGTCAAAATGATTATTTATAATGCAGAAAAAGAGGTAATTGTCAAATGGAAAAAATAG